In Candidatus Poribacteria bacterium, a single window of DNA contains:
- a CDS encoding AAA family ATPase, producing the protein MPKPEHFTPITVGIMGGSASGKTTFASALAEQLAEFSPVVLNQDSYFRDWSEYSEAERERVITANHPDAVLWDALIADIMKLRDGDAINTPTPGTRAAQRGAEKASVQPSKVVIVEGHLIFWSEDLRDLMDMKLFLDVDAHERVLRRMLRDVAQRGGDLEWAINWYRRDVLPNFPVYTEPCKQYADLIIPFQDENPVALRTLVAGIRARIKENGSA; encoded by the coding sequence ATGCCGAAACCAGAACATTTTACACCGATTACCGTTGGGATTATGGGCGGTTCTGCATCTGGAAAGACGACGTTCGCGAGTGCCTTGGCAGAACAACTCGCGGAATTCTCGCCTGTTGTGCTAAATCAAGACTCCTATTTTCGCGACTGGTCGGAATACTCGGAAGCAGAACGGGAACGTGTTATCACTGCGAATCATCCAGATGCTGTTCTATGGGATGCCCTCATCGCAGACATCATGAAACTTCGAGATGGCGATGCGATCAACACACCCACCCCCGGCACCCGTGCTGCGCAACGCGGTGCCGAAAAAGCGAGTGTGCAACCGAGTAAAGTCGTTATTGTGGAAGGACACCTCATCTTCTGGAGTGAAGATTTACGAGACTTGATGGACATGAAACTCTTCCTTGACGTAGATGCACATGAACGGGTCCTACGGCGGATGCTTCGTGATGTTGCGCAACGCGGAGGTGATTTGGAGTGGGCTATCAACTGGTATCGGCGCGATGTCCTGCCTAACTTTCCAGTCTATACTGAACCTTGTAAGCAGTATGCTGATTTGATTATCCCATTCCAAGATGAAAACCCAGTGGCATTGCGAACGCTTGTCGCCGGAATCCGCGCTCGAATCAAGGAAAATGGATCGGCTTAG